The genomic segment GGCTTTTTGTCCTTTCGGAACCACGCCATGCGACTTCCTATCGTTCGTGGGCCACCCGGACGGCGATCGCGACGGCGACCCAGGACATCAGGAGGAACGTGCCGCCATAGCTCACGAAGGGCAGCGGGATGCCAATGATCGGCACGACCCCGATGGTCATCCCGACATTGACAAAAATGTGGACTATCCAGGCCCCGAAGATACCGAGCAGGACTAGGCCGGCAAAGGGATCCGGGGACCGCTCGGCCATGCGCACCAAGCGCGCTAGAATGAAGCCGAATCCGAGGATGACGGCCATCGTGCCCACGAAGCCCAGCTCCTCGCCTACCACGCTGAAGATGAAGTCCGTGTGCTGCTCCGGCAGGAAGTCGTAACGCTTCTGCGGGCCCATGGTGAACCCCTGTCCAGTTAGACCCCCACTACCGACCGCCACTTTCGACTGTATGACCTGATAGCCCGCCCCGCGCGGGTCGACCTCCGGATTGAGGAAGACGAGGATGCGGTTCTGCTGGTACGTCGCGAGAGATTCCCAGAGCGGCCGCGAGATCGTGCCGGCCGCGAAATTCGCCAATACCACGGCGACTGATTCGAATAGGAAGAGGCGGTAACGGTACAGATATAGGAAAGCAATCACCCCGACGATGTACGCCGACCAGATCCGTGTGTCGAAGGAGAGCGCCAGACCCACCGCTGGGCTCGCGACGAGAAGCAGCAGCACCACCGGGGTACCCGCCCAGAACAAGATCGCGAAGAGGATTCCGCCGAACGCCACCGCGGTACCCAGGTCCGGCTGCAGCATGACGAGCGCGAGCGGGAGTCCCACGAGCGCCGATGGCACAAGCAGGTCGCGCAGCGAGGTGAGCTGCTCTTTCCGCTGGGAGAGCACTCGGGCAAGCATCAGGATCGTCGCGATCTTGGCGACTTCGGACGGCTGGAACCCGATCGGGCCGATACGAATCCAGCTCTTCACGCCGACGGCCGTTCCAGCGCCCGTCCCGATGACGAGTGTGATGGCGAGCAGGAGAACGCCGATCACGTATGACGGGACCGCGACCCACTCGATCCAGCGCAGCGGGACCCGGGCGAGGACCGTGAACGCTACCAGCGCGATCACGAACCACGCGGCCTGGCGAATCCACGCGTATTGCGTCACGTCGTTCGGGATGTGGACTACCCCTGCGGAGTAGATCATCGCGACTCCGAAGAGCGTCATCGCGAAAATGGCGAAGACGAGCAGAGGGTCCACCGCCCACCTTTCGAGCGCGCGGATCACCGCGTGCCGCCGTTCGTGGGATAGCGATCGCGGTACCACGCGGGTACCGGGCCTCGCTGAACGTGCTCGAGATAGGTCTGCACCGAGTCGATCGGGATGCCGTATTTCTTGCGGAGGTAGAAGTCCGCGGTCTTGGACATGATCGGCGCTGCTACTCGGCTCCCGCTCTGCCCGTACTCGACGATCACCACGACCACGATCTCGGGCGGACCGCCGAACGGCCCAGCCATACCGGTGAACCAGGCGTGTGGGGGTGCGAGGCCCGCCTGGCTCAGCGCGTGCTCAGCCGTGCCCGTTTTGCCGAGGACCTCCCAGTACTCCAGCGAGGTCCCAAAGTGGGCTGTCCCTCCCGGAGCCGTTACGGCGCGTAAGCCGTCGAGAAGCGTCTCCAAGTGTTCAGGCGCGAGGTCGAGAGACCACCCCTCCCCCAGATCGACGCCCTGGGCGAGCGCAGGGGGCGGCGCGGACCCGTCGCGCGCGAGCGCCACGTAGAACTGCGCCATCTTGAGCGGGGTCTGGTCGTTGGGCCCCTGCCCGATCGCGAGACTGAGCACCTCGCCCTCTCGTGGTGCGTACCCGAAGCGCCGTTCCCAAAACGACCGGTCAGCTGGAAACGTGCCCTGGCTCTCTTGAGGGAGGTCGATGCCACAGCGCTGGCTGAACCCGATCTCGGTCGCGCGACGGAGCAGGCGGTCCAACGTGATGCGGAGCCCGAGCTGGTAGAAGTAGACGTCGCACGAGTTGCGGATCGCTTCGGTCAAGTTGTTGAAGCCGTGCCCTTGAGCGGACCAGCATCCGTAGGACCGGGTCCCAAACGTGAAGGAACCGGTACAAGGCACGGCCATATACTCATCTGGCGTCACCACACCGAGGTCCAGCGCGATCGCCGCAGTAGCCAACTTCCATGTCGATGCGGGCGGGTATTTTCCGAGCACCGCCCGGTCGAACAGCGGATTGCGCTCATCCGCGTTGAGAGACGCCCACAGCTCCGTGCTGATCCCTCCTACGAAGTCGTTCGGGTCGTACGAGGGTGCTGAGTAGAGCGCCAGGACACCCCCGTCCGAGGGATCGAGCGCGACGACCGCTCCTGACATCGAATCCGGAAAAATCGAGTGGATCCACGCCTGGAGCTCCATGTCCAGGTTCAGCACGAGGTTCTGCCCCGGTTCGCCCGAGTCCGTGCGAACACCGGCGAAGTCACCGACGATGCGCCCTAGTGCATCGAACTCGAGGTACTTGAGTCCCTGCCGGCCCTGAAGGAGCCGCTCGTACTGTTTCTCGATCCCATTCTTGCCGACCAGCATGCCCTGGCGGTAGCGATCGTCAGCGAACGCGTCCGAGCCCAATTCCTCCGCGGTGATCTCTCCCACGTATCCTAGGACGTGCCCGGCGGCCTCTCCCAGCAGGTACCGGCGGCGCGGCCGCATCTCGATGTAAAGGCCCGGGAACTCGTCGTGACGTTCCTCGAGTGCGCTCACAATCTCGAAGTCTGCATCAGCGTCCACCACGACCTCTCGCCCGTACCGGCGCAGCGTGGCGAGCAGTCGTTCGATCCGCTCCTCTGGCATGTCGACGTGCGCACCCATGCGCTCGAGTGTCTCGCGCGCCTCGTCGAGGGGACCGGGCAGCAAGGTGATCGCGTACCCTGGCACATTGTCGGCGAGCATCTCTCCGTTCCGGTCGTAGATGATGCCGCGCGGCGCAGGTAGCGGCAGCTGGCGGATCCGGTTCGAAGTCGACCTGAGTTCCCAGGCGTCCGACCCCAGAACTTGTATGCGGAAGAACGAAGCCGCGAGCAGACCGAAAGAGAGCGCAATGAGAATGTGCGCACCTCGCGCCCGTCGCCGACGCTCGTGCGGGTGATGTACGTTCACGCTGGCGCCTTCTGCCACAGCCCGGTGACCGCGAGCAGCACCATTCCGACCACCGCAGCGTACATCCCTCCGATCAGCCCTTGAACGACGACCTGATCGACGAACGGCTGCCGGAGCTGCTCGCTGACCATGAGCCAGTGCACCAGGTCTCGGGTCCACTTCCCGATCATGAAGTACGATACGAGAAAGAGCACGGAGTCTCCAACGAAGAGATCCCTCGTGACCCCTCCGAGCGCGGCGACGATCGTCATCGCGACGCTGTTCGCCCCGAACGACAGCACGCTGAGCGCGTCCTCCAGCAACCCGAAGAAAAGCCCCAGCCCGGCTGCGCGTCCCATGCCCATCTCCCGCGCGCCGAGAAGCAGCGCAACCGTGAGCAAGTCGGGCGCGGCCCGTCCGATGCTGAATCCGACGTGCAGCAAGAGATGCGTGAGCGCGAGGACTGCAAAGAGAAGCCAGACGCGAACATCGGGCTTCACGGGCTGCGTCCCGCGCGCGCCCGCGCCTCCGCCGTCTGCACCGTATCCGCCGACCACAGAGCCGCGATATCGTCCCCGGCGCCTCGGGTGGCGACCAGAACGTGCGTGACTTCCCCCGGCTCGACCATCGGCCGTAGCCAATAGCTCTTTCCCCACTGCCCCTGCGTTTCCTCCACTCCGTCGACTACCCCCACCGGAATCCCCCGCGGATATACGCCACCCAATCCGCTGGTCAGGACGGGTGTGCCTGGCAGGACCTCCTCGTTGAAGGCCGTCCCGTTGAGCACGAGACGGTCCACCTCGCGGAACGCACCGCGTCGGTTCTCGACGATGCCGAACATCGACCCATCCTGGAGCATGGCGCTCACCCTGAAGTCCGGGTGGGTCCAGTCCATGCCCAGCGAGATCTCCTCCCGCACTTCGAGAATCACCCCTACGAGGCCGCGCCAGGTCACCACCGGAGCACCCTCGTGGATCCCCTGAGCGGCGCCGACCAGCAGCAGAAACTGGCTTTCCGAGCCAGCCGTACCGGACCGGAGCACCGTCGCCGGCAGGAACGACGGCCCCGCGCGCTCAGCGAGGTCGAGTAGATCGCGCAGTGTACGGTTCTCGTCGAGGAGCGCTGCCTGCGTGGAGAGCACCGCGGTCATCGAATCGATCTGCCCCATGAGCTCGTCGACGTTCCGCGCATTCATTCGGGCCGCCGCGAGACGCTCTTGCGTCGCGAGGAACGGACGCAGAACCGTAACCCTCATCGTCCACGCGATCCGCTGCTGGGCGGTGGCTGGCAGATACGATGTCGAGAGCGCGAGGATCACGAAGGTAACCGCGAGCATGCCCGGTCGACGGCCGCCGTTGGTCTCCTGCTTGGCTCCGTACGCCGGCACCGCGTCTTACCCTACGGGACCAGGACGGTGCGGTACTTTTGCAGGTCGTCGAGGATGCGGCCTGCGCCCCGCACGACACACGTGAGCGGCTCGTCGTCCACGTGGATCGGTAGGTTGGTCTCGTGTCGTAAGAGCCGATCGAGTCCCCGGATCAGTGCTCCACCGCCGGTCATGACGATACCACGATCGACAATGTCCGAAGACAGCTCGGGAGGCGTGATCTCCAGGGCGCGCCGTACAGCCTCGACGATGGCTTGGATCGGCTCCTGTATGCATTCGCGCACCTCCTGCGAGTGTACCTTGACCGTCTTCGGGATTCCGGAGACAAGGTCTCTCCCCTTCACGTCCATCTCCCGCTCTTCGCCGAAGTCGAACGCCGAGCCGATCTGGATCTTGATCGCCTCGGACGTCGGCTCGCCGATGAGGAGGTTGTAGTTCTTGCGAAGGAATGTCACGATGGCGGCGTCGAGCTCATCGCCCCCGACCCGAATCGACGTGTTCGACACGATACCCGACAGCGCGATGACCGCGATCTCAGTCGTACCACCACCAATGTCGATTACCATGTTTCCAGTCGGGGTCTCGATAGGGAGCCCGACACCGATCGCAGCTGCCATCGGCTCGTCGACCATGTAGACGACCTTGGCGCCGGCTGACATCGCGGACGAGCGTACGGCACGTCGCTCGAGCTCCGTGATACCGGATGGCACACCCACCACCACCCGCGGCTTGATACGGAAGACTCGCTTCTGGGTCACCTGCTTGAGAAAGTGCCGCAGCATCAACTCGGTGATGTCGACGTCTGCGATGACGCCGTCCTTGAGCGGTCGGATCGCCTCGATGCCCTCGGGCGTCCTGCCCAGCATCCGCTTCGCCTCCAGGCCGATGCCCATGATGCGCTGACTGCCCTTGTTGACCGCAACTACCGAGGGCTCGTTCAGGACGATGCCCTCGCCTTTCACATAGACGAGCGTGTTCGAAGTACCTAGGTCGACGCCGATGTCGTTTACCGGGACGAGACGCCCCGAGCCAAGCCAGTCGCTCAGTGCGGACAAAGTCAGCTTCTCTGGTGAGTAGGGGGCCAAAAAGACCCGAGTTTGGCTCTATCTCGGGCCCAAAAGGCCCGAGAACATACGTTTACCTCTTTAGGGATGCCAGTGTCCCACAGGCGTTTAGCTCGTTCCGGTACTACCGAACCCGCCCTCGCCCCTCTCGGTTTCGCTCAACTCGTCCACCTCGACCACCTGCGGGGCCTCGAAGCGGGAAAACACGAGCTGCGCGATCCGCTCTCCGCGTCGCAATGTAACGGCCTGCGGACCGAGGTTCTGCATGATGACTCGGATTTCGCCCCGGTAATCCGGATCGATCGTACCGGGGCTGTTGGGGAGTGTGATTCCGTGCTTGAGCGCGAGCCCAGAACGCGGCCGAACCTGGCATTCCATAAGCTCGGGCAGCTCGATGACGAGGCCCGTGCTCACGAGCCGGATCTCGCCCGGTTGCAGCACGACCTCGTCCTCGGCAGAGCGGATGTCGTAGCCGGCCGCTTGGGGCGTGCCACGACACGGCAGCGGCAGGTCCGGGTTGGACGGAAGCCGGAGAAAGCGGACGAGCGAGGTCAATCGAGGAAGCCGTCGGTGTCGTGGCACTCCATGTCAAAAGCTTCCGCGACACCGCGGTACGTTACATGGCCGCTGACGACGTTCACGCCGAGCTTCAGCGCCCCGTCATCGAGGCACGCCTGTTTCCAGCCCTTGCCCGCAAGAGACATCGCGTACGGTAGGGTCGCGTTGGTGAGAGCAAGCGTGCTCGTACGAGGAACCCCACCGGGCATGTTCGCTACCGCATAGTGGATGACGTCATCGACCGTGTAGACTGGATCGCGATGCGTGGTGGGCCTGATGGTCTCTACGCACCCGCCCTGGTCGACCGCGACGTCGACGATCACCGTGCCGGGGCGCATGAGGCTGAGATCCTCGCGACGGATGAGGTGGGGCGCCTTCGCGCCGGGGATGAGAACCGCACCGACGATCAGGTCGGCATCTCGAACCTGCTTGCGGATCGCGTAGCTCGTGCTGTAGAGCATGTGCACGTTCGCCGGCATCACGTCGTCGAGGTAGCGTAGGCGCTCGAGGTTGATGTCCATCAGGTGCACGCGGGCCCCCATGCCGGCAGCCATCTTCGCCGCGTTGGTTCCGACAACTCCACCACCCAGGATGAGCACCTTGCCCGGCAACACACCGGGCACACCTCCCAACAGCACACCGAGGCCACCCTGAGGCTTCTCCAGGTACTTCGCACCCTCCTGGATCGCCATGCGGCCTGCGACCTCGCTCATCGGCGTGAGCAACGGCAGCTCTCCGGTGGGCAGCTCGACCGTCTCATACGCGATCGCGATCGCCCCGGACTCGACGCACGCTCTGGTGAGCGCTTCGTTGGCAGCAAAGTGGAAGTAGGTGAAAATGACCTGGCCCTCGCGCATGCGGGGCCACTCAGACTCGATGGGCTCCTTCACCTTCATAACCATCTCGGCCTGCGCCCAGACTTCGTCCGCGGCCTCGACTATCGCCGCACCGGCATTCTCGTAGAAGTCATCGGTGAAGCCGCTACCCAAACCCGCACCCTTTTCTACTAGGACCTCGTGCCCGGCCTGCGTGAGCATCTCCGCGCCCGCCGGTGGTAACGCGACGCGATACTCGTCGCTTTTGATCTCCTTCGGTACACCGATCAGCATCCGCTACTCACTTCCTTGCTTGGATTGTCCGTTCGCGGCGTCCGGGCCCAGTCGGACCACCAGTTGGCGGTCGGGATCGTAGAACTCGGCCGCGACGCGACACACGTCCTCAACCGTCACCGAATCGATCCTGTCGAGTAGGCCATCGAGCCCTAGGAACGGCTCCCGGTGGAGCGCGAACGACGCCAGCCGGTGCAGCCGCGCCCCGGTCGACTCGAGTGCCAGCATGACTTGCCCCTTCACCTGCCTCTTAGTCTGCTCCAGTTCGTCCGCGCTGAGACCGAGCTCGGCCATGCGGGCCATCTCGGCCGAGATCGCGTCGACCGCGG from the Gemmatimonadota bacterium genome contains:
- the rodA gene encoding rod shape-determining protein RodA, encoding MIRALERWAVDPLLVFAIFAMTLFGVAMIYSAGVVHIPNDVTQYAWIRQAAWFVIALVAFTVLARVPLRWIEWVAVPSYVIGVLLLAITLVIGTGAGTAVGVKSWIRIGPIGFQPSEVAKIATILMLARVLSQRKEQLTSLRDLLVPSALVGLPLALVMLQPDLGTAVAFGGILFAILFWAGTPVVLLLLVASPAVGLALSFDTRIWSAYIVGVIAFLYLYRYRLFLFESVAVVLANFAAGTISRPLWESLATYQQNRILVFLNPEVDPRGAGYQVIQSKVAVGSGGLTGQGFTMGPQKRYDFLPEQHTDFIFSVVGEELGFVGTMAVILGFGFILARLVRMAERSPDPFAGLVLLGIFGAWIVHIFVNVGMTIGVVPIIGIPLPFVSYGGTFLLMSWVAVAIAVRVAHER
- the mrdA gene encoding penicillin-binding protein 2 yields the protein MNVHHPHERRRRARGAHILIALSFGLLAASFFRIQVLGSDAWELRSTSNRIRQLPLPAPRGIIYDRNGEMLADNVPGYAITLLPGPLDEARETLERMGAHVDMPEERIERLLATLRRYGREVVVDADADFEIVSALEERHDEFPGLYIEMRPRRRYLLGEAAGHVLGYVGEITAEELGSDAFADDRYRQGMLVGKNGIEKQYERLLQGRQGLKYLEFDALGRIVGDFAGVRTDSGEPGQNLVLNLDMELQAWIHSIFPDSMSGAVVALDPSDGGVLALYSAPSYDPNDFVGGISTELWASLNADERNPLFDRAVLGKYPPASTWKLATAAIALDLGVVTPDEYMAVPCTGSFTFGTRSYGCWSAQGHGFNNLTEAIRNSCDVYFYQLGLRITLDRLLRRATEIGFSQRCGIDLPQESQGTFPADRSFWERRFGYAPREGEVLSLAIGQGPNDQTPLKMAQFYVALARDGSAPPPALAQGVDLGEGWSLDLAPEHLETLLDGLRAVTAPGGTAHFGTSLEYWEVLGKTGTAEHALSQAGLAPPHAWFTGMAGPFGGPPEIVVVVIVEYGQSGSRVAAPIMSKTADFYLRKKYGIPIDSVQTYLEHVQRGPVPAWYRDRYPTNGGTR
- a CDS encoding rod shape-determining protein MreC, which translates into the protein MPAYGAKQETNGGRRPGMLAVTFVILALSTSYLPATAQQRIAWTMRVTVLRPFLATQERLAAARMNARNVDELMGQIDSMTAVLSTQAALLDENRTLRDLLDLAERAGPSFLPATVLRSGTAGSESQFLLLVGAAQGIHEGAPVVTWRGLVGVILEVREEISLGMDWTHPDFRVSAMLQDGSMFGIVENRRGAFREVDRLVLNGTAFNEEVLPGTPVLTSGLGGVYPRGIPVGVVDGVEETQGQWGKSYWLRPMVEPGEVTHVLVATRGAGDDIAALWSADTVQTAEARARAGRSP
- a CDS encoding rod shape-determining protein → MSDWLGSGRLVPVNDIGVDLGTSNTLVYVKGEGIVLNEPSVVAVNKGSQRIMGIGLEAKRMLGRTPEGIEAIRPLKDGVIADVDITELMLRHFLKQVTQKRVFRIKPRVVVGVPSGITELERRAVRSSAMSAGAKVVYMVDEPMAAAIGVGLPIETPTGNMVIDIGGGTTEIAVIALSGIVSNTSIRVGGDELDAAIVTFLRKNYNLLIGEPTSEAIKIQIGSAFDFGEEREMDVKGRDLVSGIPKTVKVHSQEVRECIQEPIQAIVEAVRRALEITPPELSSDIVDRGIVMTGGGALIRGLDRLLRHETNLPIHVDDEPLTCVVRGAGRILDDLQKYRTVLVP
- the dut gene encoding dUTP diphosphatase, producing MTSLVRFLRLPSNPDLPLPCRGTPQAAGYDIRSAEDEVVLQPGEIRLVSTGLVIELPELMECQVRPRSGLALKHGITLPNSPGTIDPDYRGEIRVIMQNLGPQAVTLRRGERIAQLVFSRFEAPQVVEVDELSETERGEGGFGSTGTS
- the ald gene encoding alanine dehydrogenase, whose amino-acid sequence is MLIGVPKEIKSDEYRVALPPAGAEMLTQAGHEVLVEKGAGLGSGFTDDFYENAGAAIVEAADEVWAQAEMVMKVKEPIESEWPRMREGQVIFTYFHFAANEALTRACVESGAIAIAYETVELPTGELPLLTPMSEVAGRMAIQEGAKYLEKPQGGLGVLLGGVPGVLPGKVLILGGGVVGTNAAKMAAGMGARVHLMDINLERLRYLDDVMPANVHMLYSTSYAIRKQVRDADLIVGAVLIPGAKAPHLIRREDLSLMRPGTVIVDVAVDQGGCVETIRPTTHRDPVYTVDDVIHYAVANMPGGVPRTSTLALTNATLPYAMSLAGKGWKQACLDDGALKLGVNVVSGHVTYRGVAEAFDMECHDTDGFLD